In the genome of Ziziphus jujuba cultivar Dongzao chromosome 10, ASM3175591v1, the window ATGGTGACACAGAATGTTGCACAAGTGATGGAGACATGCGACGCCGCACAGGTGATAGGGACACACGACGCCGAAGGGGTGAAGGTGAGGGAGACATGCCTCCAACAGGTGAACGTAAGGGAGATGCACGGCGACGTACAGGTGATGGAGATGCACGGCGCCGTACAGATGACGGAGACGCACGACGCCTTACTGGTGATGGAGACATACGGCGATGTATGGGTGAGGGAGACATTCGACGCCTAATTGGAGAGGGTGATACACGACGTCGAATTGGAGAGGGTGATATACGACGACGCACAGGAGAGGGTGATCTATGTCGTGAGGGTGACCTACGACGCCTCACAGGTGAGGGCGATCTGTGACGTCGCACGGGAGAGGGCGATCTACGACGCCACAACGGTGAGGGTGAGGCACGACGTCGTACATGTGATGGTGATCTACGACGTCGCACAGGCGATGGGGATCTCCGACGTCGCACAGGCGTTGGTGATCGTCGATGTCGTAGAGGTGATGGTGATCTACGACGGCCGATAGAAGGTGATCTACGTCGGTAAGGAGAAACTAACCGATGTCGCAAGGAAGAAGGTGATCTAGATCTTCCCCTCAACTTCAATGGTCTCCCTCTTATAGGAGACTTTGATCTTCGAGGTGAATCCCTCCGCCGTGGTGTAACAGACCGTCTTCTTGGGGAGAGATAAACCCTTTCAGAAGAAATGGACCGTCCTTGTTCCTCTGGTGACCTGGATGCACTTTTTGACCTGCTTCTTTCACTAACAATCACCATTACAACAAGTAAGACAACTAGTCCTAAGAATTGGAAAACAGGTTATCAAATCAGGAAACAGGAATGTAGcattcaaaatttctttataCAAGTATCATACAAGTTAAAGTGGAAACTGACAATGCAACacaaaaagattaataaaagTCAGCTACTGCTGGCATATAGTAAACTTACCCTGAATAACTTCTGGTATCAGAATGTGACTTGCTGATAGACCTTGCAGGGGAGCCTCTACTAAAAAGAGTAGACACAAACACagtaaataaaagaacaaaaatatcaaGATGAAATCAATACCATTTCCACCTACAACCGGGCAATATGATAATAAGCATATGATCATTAATACACTTACTGAGGGGACAAAGAATAACGACCAGCCAAACGTGGAGACCTAGAAACCCTGCATGAGATTAAACACAATGTCAGCCTCAGCACTACTTGTAAGTGCTGGAAATTTTACTTCACTGTTAGTCTCACAACCATTTAGAAgttttatggaaaattttcttttaccaatatttttgtaatggtGATCAATCCCTAGCTCACCATATCATTGGTAGAAAGGAGATATTATAAACAGTATTTCAGTTATTTTGAGTAGTAGAGTACAGAGAACATAACAGCTATAAGTAAAGTAAATGCTACAGTATTAAATGACctataatcaaattcaaatcataTACAACATTTGGAGGAATATAGAACATTTAGAGGATTTATCAGCAATATGGaggttataatgaaaataaaaaaattgttgtatGTATTAACATTGTCAACATAGTCATCAATTATAATGTCATCTTAAAAAAGTCTTAACACCAAAATAAGCACGAGGCTACTGGACATTTGTGTTCCCAGAAAATTCATAGTCTTCAATGGATATCAGTAACTAAATGCCACTCCTTTAGGCCATGTTTTGTGTTCCCAGAAAATTCTTATCCTTCAATGGTTCCATAGCATGGCCTAAAGGAATGGCATTTAGTTACTGATAACCATTGAAGAATATGAACTTTCAGGGAACACAAATGTCTAGTAGCTCTCACTTATTTTGGTGTTAGACTTTTCTAAGATGACATTATAATTGATGACTATGTTGACAATGTTAATAagtacaacaatttttttttatattcattataACCTCCATGTTGCTGATAAATCCTCTAAATgttctatatattttgattatagGTCATTTAATACTGTACCATTTAGTTTACTTATATTTGCTTTTTATTATAATGTCATCTTAGAAAAGTCTAACACTAAAATAAACAAGACATTTGTGTTCCCAGAAAATTAAATTCTTCAGTGGTTATCAGTAACTAAATGCCACTCCTTTAGGCCATAGTTTTAATTGATGTTTGGGAACAGTTTAGATCAATTATCAGTAGATTTAAAATCAGTGTCATAAAAGTTAAATGGACAAGAACAGCAAATCTACACTAATGTGTTGTGATAGTAATAATGCAGAATTTTTCATTTCATGTACAAGAGAACATTGAATGTAGCCAAAACACTACTTGAAGGTAATATAATCCATTACCTATGCGTAGCTCTCACACCATTCCTCTTGACAGCTTCTTTTGCATCCTCAGAATGGTCACTTGAAGCCCTTGTCAACATATGCTCTGAGTTTGGCTCCAAAGCATCATTACTTGCTTTTGTTTCAACCCCTCCGTCCTACAGTAGTTTGAGGTAAAGGACATGAACCCAAATAATTGCAGAAGCTAGCTGAATGCATGAAAACACAAACgaaagttaaaaacaaaaaattcagcTCCACAGAATGTAACTCCAGCACGAACAAAATACTATTACCATCTTCTTCAATCTTTCTTCTTCATACTCTCTGCTCTCCTTATCTTTCTTCCTCTGAATTTCATTTGCTATCCTATCTGCCTCCTCCTGTAGGGAACCAAAATATCAATGATGACAACAGCAttacataaaaacaaaacagaaacaaaGCATAACCATACAAATATACCAACCTAAACAAAGCATAACCATACAAATATACCAACCTTCTTCTTCCTAGTTTCTTCTTGTTTGGAATCTAAGAACTGTTGAGGAACACCACTAGCATTCTTTTGGGCAGTTAAAAGAAGTGCCCAAAGCTCCTTCATAAATTTTCCAgtatttttttccataaatccAGTAAGTTGAATTTGGACCTCCTTACCATTCACTTCCTGCACGATAATAACAAGCAGCAGTTCCACATAACattaatggaaaaataataaccagCTTAAAAAAACTTGAATATTCAAGAAAAGCAATAGAAACATCATTTACTCAGTTATTACATTGCGGTTTAAATATGATAACAATTTAATCGCTCTTGCAAGTAACAATGTCTCATCATATTAGCAACCCCGAATTCAGAATTGAAGGACTATGATGCAATATTTATAATGTCTCACATTAAAACTAAAACCCCATTCTTAATGTACCAAGAAAACCTAAGAAAACAAGTGTTAATGATGTAGACGATACAGTTTCACTTgttaaagaacaaaaatttacAGAATTAGATTACCTTTCCATCCAAAAGACCATAAATAAAGTTGATAAGAACTTCATCCTCAAACCCAAGAAGTTCAGTCACTCTACTGGCAATCCACGGCCGGATTACATCCATAGTC includes:
- the LOC107411025 gene encoding uncharacterized protein LOC107411025 isoform X3, yielding MSGGFFRGTSADQDARFSNKQAKLLKSQKFAPELEHLVDMTKVTMDVIRPWIASRVTELLGFEDEVLINFIYGLLDGKEVNGKEVQIQLTGFMEKNTGKFMKELWALLLTAQKNASGVPQQFLDSKQEETRKKKEEADRIANEIQRKKDKESREYEEERLKKMDGGVETKASNDALEPNSEHMLTRASSDHSEDAKEAVKRNGVRATHRVSRSPRLAGRYSLSPHRGSPARSISKSHSDTRSYSGERSRSKSASRSPEEQGRSISSERVYLSPRRRSVTPRRRDSPRRSKSPIRGRPLKLRGRSRSPSSLRHRLVSPYRRRSPSIGRRRSPSPLRHRRSPTPVRRRRSPSPVRRRRSPSHVRRRASPSPLWRRRSPSPVRRHRSPSPVRRRRSPSRHRSPSPVRRRISPSPIRRRVSPSPIRRRMSPSPIHRRMSPSPVRRRASPSSVRRRASPSPVRRRASPLRSPVGGMSPSPSPLRRRVSLSPVRRRMSPSLVQHSVSPSPKRRRSQRSSSPAHRYASPVQCRSSAGGRRSTPGSRSLSPYERSSSSPPHGSPLPIRRRSPKNQGSLVQSPSREKIRTRERLSPISRRSSSEERSASEGRSPYKSPLKQPRERMKYDNNSSPARRPREQKLVRDNSEMSEEEKDGDQKTKSLDRRLKPASTISKHRDSPAKVPHREDYSPERLAGRRVLESRSHQDDMEVRIKDHETTRVKRGSNRQKSPTVYRDSLLDERQQAPYAAEDRKSDEKNRPRSHNVKDIGQQHKLESGDTLIEKDQKNQNDTSGSEEDKHKIGDKEKRKHKRSERQELASDDDYSNDSEIEGRKEAKKRRKEEKRLKREKKRRRREERRRRRDERRAEKLKGKSRSDFSASDGEYETRTESRSKDNEETESEQKKLEIELRNKALESLKAKKGIGH